In Natronococcus sp. AD-5, the genomic window ACGCTCCGGTACTCCTTCGAGTGAGAACGCTGGCGGCCGAAACGCGCTTGCCGTTGCGACGAGTCCGTACGCGACCGGCGGACGGTATGCAGGTGCCCCGGTGGGGGCGCCAGAGGGGTCTCTCGATCGAGGCGCGAGCGCGGTGTCATCCCGTGTCGTCGGGTAGCTCCGCTGCCGTCCCGGTCGAACGGTGTGGTGACTACGGCTCGTATGACCGGCCGTCGGGTTCGTCGAACGGTGAGTGATCGAGAACGGAGGTCGCTGCGAGAAGAAAATCCGCGATGCGGTTACTGGATGGAGTAGCCCGCCGCGATGGTCAGCAGGAAGACCATGAACACGGCGACAGCCATCATATACGTGATCGAGCGCGGCTCCTCGATGAGGTGCTGGAAATATCCGGCGATGAGGCCGACTTTGATAACTGCGAGGATGATCGTTCCTGTGATCGCCATGGTGTAAGTGAACTGCGGGAGTTCGAAGAAGACGAACTTCCCCGTAGCAAGCGCCACCAGTGCGATATAGACCAGGGTATAGGTCCGAAGACTTGCCATTGCTACCGAATGCGGGTGGCGATCACTTATATCTTCCTTATCTTGAGACCGCGAGAGGGAATGGATGTTTGGAGCGGAGACGAGCCGTATAGGGCCCGCTTCGCGACCGATATCTGTAACCGAATGACGCCGTCGTGAACTCGACTTTTTACTCGGGGAACCTC contains:
- a CDS encoding cytochrome C oxidase subunit IV family protein, whose product is MASLRTYTLVYIALVALATGKFVFFELPQFTYTMAITGTIILAVIKVGLIAGYFQHLIEEPRSITYMMAVAVFMVFLLTIAAGYSIQ